In one Nicotiana tomentosiformis chromosome 6, ASM39032v3, whole genome shotgun sequence genomic region, the following are encoded:
- the LOC104116786 gene encoding LOB domain-containing protein 1-like, with amino-acid sequence MESSNRTVTTTTTPLSPCSISPSRNSPSPPRVVVTPCAACKILRRRCAEKCVLAPYFPPNDPFKFTTAHRVFGASNIIKFLQELPETQRADAVSSMVYEANARMRDPVYGSAGAICQLQKQVNELQAQLAKAQAEVVNMQCQQANLMALLYMEMDQSPPASPEQPLDKFTSNTIHGTFQSSMSFLDDQNNNFGLLWDQPLWT; translated from the exons ATGGAGTCAAGCAACAGAACAGTCACCACTACCACAACACCGCTGTCTCCTTGCTCCATATCGCCGTCACGTAACTCACCATCTCCGCCGCGGGTGGTGGTCACACCTTGTGCTGCCTGTAAGATATTACGGCGGAGATGCGCAGAGAAATGTGTGTTAGCACCTTATTTTCCTCCCAATGACCCCTTCAAATTCACCACTGCTCATCGTGTCTTTGGCGCAAGCAATATTATCAAGTTCTTGCAG GAATTACCGGAAACTCAAAGAGCAGATGCAGTGAGCAGTATGGTGTACGAGGCTAACGCTAGAATGAGGGATCCAGTTTATGGTTCTGCTGGTGCAATTTGTCAACTTCAAAAGCAAGTAAATGAGCTCCAAGCACAATTAGCCAAAGCACAAGCTGAGGTTGTCAATATGCAGTGCCAACAAGCTAACCTCATGGCTCTTCTTTACATGGAAATGGACCAATCTCCACCCGCATCACCCGAACAACCTCTGGACAAGTTCACTAGTAATACTATACATGGCACCTTTCAAAGTAGCATGAGTTTCCTAGATGATCAGAACAACAATTTTGGGTTATTATGGGATCAGCCTCTCTGGACATGA
- the LOC104088841 gene encoding carbamoyl phosphate synthase arginine-specific large chain, chloroplastic: MKMGYCMNHCENAAYRLMSSSSSSVLPPSKIYSSRTHLFPLYSSKAAVYKSSSFLHLQSRPSVLGHTHLRKRVNFSIVNEQSPSNDSVVQKGKQQKLGKRTDIKKILILGAGPIVIGQACEFDYSGTQACKALREEGYEVILINSNPATIMTDPEMADRTYIEPMTPELVEQVLERERPDALLPTMGGQTALNLAVALAESGVLDKYGVELIGAKLGAIKKAEDRDLFKQAMKNIGIKTPPSGIGNTLEECIEIAGEIGEFPLIIRPAFTLGGTGGGIAYNREEFEAICKSGLAASLTSQVLVEKSLLGWKEYELEVMRDLADNVVIICSIENIDPMGVHTGDSITVAPAQTLTDKEYQRLRDYSIAIIREIGVECGGSNVQFAVNPVDGEVMVIEMNPRVSRSSALASKATGFPIAKMAAKLSVGYSLDQIPNDITKKTPASFEPSIDYVVTKIPRFAFEKFPGSEAILTTQMKSVGESMAVGRTFQESFQKAVRSLECGYSGWGCTQVKELDWDWDKLKYSLRVPNPDRIHAVYAAMKRGMKVDDIFELSYIDKWFLTQLRELVDVEQFLLARSLSDLTKDDFYEVKKRGFSDRQIAFATKSSEEEVRSRRLSLGVKPAYKRVDTCAAEFEADTPYMYSSYDIECESAPTGRKKVLILGGGPNRIGQGIEFDYCCCHTSFALQDAGYETIMMNSNPETVSTDYDTSDRLYFEPLTVEDVLNIIDLEGPDGIIVQFGGQTPLKLALPIQNYLDERRPKTRSGAGFVRIWGTSPDSIDAAEDRERFNAILNELQIVQPKGGIAKSEKDAVAIATEVGYPVVVRPSYVLGGRAMEIVYNNDKLVTYLENAVKVDPERPVLIDKYLTDAVEIDIDALADLHGNVVIGGIMEHIEQAGVHSGDSACMLPTQTISDSCLETIRLWTTKLAKRLNVCGLMNCQYAISASGEVFLLEANPRASRTVPFVSKAIGHPLAKYASLVMSGKSLHDLNFTKEVIPRHVSVKEAVLPFEKFQGCDVLLGPEMRSTGEVMGIHYESSIAFAKAQIAAGQKMPLSGTLFLSLNELTKPQLTTIARAFLGIGFQIIATSGTARVLELEGMPVERVLKMHEGRPHAADLIANGQIQLMVITSSGDTLDQIDGRKLRRMALAYKIPVITTVAGALATADAIKSLKCNKIKMTALQDYFDVKKVEAELKNLQCASSVSTS; encoded by the exons ATGAAGATGGGTTATTGTATGAATCACTGTGAAAATGCTGCATATAGGCTCAtgtcttcatcttcttcctcTGTTCTTCCTCCTTCCAAAATATATTCATCAAGAACCCACCTTTTCCCATTATATTCATCAAAAGCTGCAGTTTACAAAAGCTCCTCTTTTCTGCACCTCCAATCTCGGCCATCCGTTTTGGGTCACACCCATTTGCGCAAAAGGGTGAATTTTTCGATTGTCAATGAGCAAAGCCCCAGTAATGATTCTGTTGTTCAAAAGGGGAAGCAGCAGAAATTGGGTAAAAGAACAGATATAAAGAAGATTTTGATACTGGGTGCAGGGCCAATAGTGATAGGACAAGCTTGTGAGTTTGATTATTCAGGTACTCAAGCTTGTAAGGCTCTCAGGGAAGAAGGGTATGAGGTTATACTGATTAATTCGAACCCTGCAACGATTATGACTGACCCTGAGATGGCAGACAGGACTTATATTGAGCCAATGACACCTGAACTTGTGGAGCAAGTCTTAGAGAGAGAGAGGCCTGATGCATTGTTGCCTACAATGGGTGGCCAAACTGCTCTTAATTTAGCTGTAGCGTTGGCGGAGAGTGGGGTGCTCGATAAGTATGGGGTCGAGTTGATTGGGGCGAAGCTTGGCGCCATAAAGAAGGCGGAGGATAGGGATTTGTTTAAGCAGGCAATGAAGAATATTGGGATAAAGACTCCACCTTCAGGCATTGGAAATACTTTGGAGGAGTGTATCGAGATAGCCGGTGAAATCGGGGAGTTTCCATTGATTATAAGGCCAGCTTTCACATTAGGTGGGACTGGTGGTGGAATTGCTTATAACAGGGAGGAATTCGAGGCGATATGTAAGTCGGGGTTAGCAGCTAGTTTGACATCACAAGTTTTGGTTGAGAAGTCTTTGTTAGGTTGGAAAGAATACGAGCTTGAGGTTATGAGAGATTTGGCCGACAATGTGGTTATCATTTGTTCAATTGAGAATATTGATCCTATGGGAGTTCATACGGGGGACTCCATCACTGTGGCTCCTGCTCAGACTTTGACAGATAAAGAGTATCAACGACTTAGGGATTATTCGATTGCCATCATCAGGGAAATCGGAGTTGAGTGTGGTGGTTCTAATGTACAGTTTGCTGTAAATCCAGTTGATGGTGAAGTCATGGTAATTGAAATGAATCCTAGAGTTTCGAGGTCTTCAGCTTTAGCCTCAAAAGCTACTGGCTTTCCAATAGCTAAGATGGCTGCTAAGCTATCAGTGGGATACTCTCTGGATCAGATTCCTAACGATATCACAAAGAAGACTCCAGCTAGTTTTGAGCCATCCATAGATTATGTAGTTACAAAG ATACCTAGATTTGCATTTGAGAAATTCCCTGGATCTGAGGCCATACTGACAACTCAGATGAAGTCTGTCGGTGAGTCCATGGCAGTAGGTCGCACATTCCAAGAATCCTTCCAAAAAGCAGTGCGGTCTCTAGAATGTGGTTATTCCGGATGGGGCTGTACCCAGGTTAAGGAATTGGACTGGGATTGGGACAAATTGAAGTATAGTCTTCGGGTTCCTAATCCTGATCGCATCCATGCGGTATATGCTGCAATGAAGAGGGGGATGAAGGTAGATGACATCTTTGAGCTCAGTTACATAGACAAATGGTTCCTCACTCAGCTAAGAGAGCTTGTAGATGTGGAGCAGTTCCTTCTGGCTCGCAGTTTGTCGGACTTAACAAAGGATGACTTCTATGAAGTGAAAAAGAGAGGGTTTAGTGACAGACAGATAGCTTTTGCGACAAAGTCCAGTGAGGAGGAGGTTCGGTCAAGGCGTTTGTCTTTGGGTGTGAAACCAGCATATAAACGAGTTGATACATGTGCTGCAGAATTTGAGGCTGATACACCTTATATGTATTCATCTTATGACATTGAGTGTGAATCAGCTCCTACAGGTAGGAAGAAAGTGTTGATTTTAGGTGGTGGACCAAATCGAATTGGACAGGGTATTGAGTTTGATTATTGTTGCTGTCATACATCCTTTGCCCTTCAG GACGCAGGCTATGAAACAATTATGATGAATTCCAATCCTGAGACAGTTTCTACAGATTACGACACAAGTGATCGTCTCTACTTTGAGCCTCTGACAGTCGAGGATGTTCTTAATATTATAGACTTGGAAGGACCTGATGGTATCATTGTGCAATTTGGAGGTCAAACCCCATTGAAACTGGCTCTTCCAATTCAGAATTACTTGGATGAGCGAAGGCCTAAGACCAGAAGTGGAGCTGGCTTTGTTCGCATTTGGGGTACATCACCTGATTCCATTGATGCAGCTGAAGATAGGGAGAGGTTCAACGCCATCCTGAATGAACTACAGATCGTGCAGCCAAAAGGGGGTATTGCAAAGAGCGAAAAGGATGCCGTTGCCATTGCGACAGAAGTAGGATACCCTGTTGTCGTCCGACCCTCTTATGTCTTAGGTGGCCGGGCAATGGAGATAgtttacaacaatgacaaattAGTGACATACCTTGAAAATGCTGTTAAGGTAGATCCGGAGCGCCCTGTCCTGATTGACAAGTATTTAACCGATGCTGTAGAGATTGATATTGATGCACTTGCTGATTTGCATGGTAATGTGGTCATCGGTGGAATAATGGAGCACATTGAGCAGGCTGGGGTTCATTCAGGTGACTCAGCGTGCATGCTTCCTACACAAACAATTTCTGATTCATGCTTGGAAACTATTAGGTTGTGGACTACGAAATTAGCAAAGAGGCTAAATGTGTGTGGCCTCATGAATTGTCAATATGCCATCAGTGCTTCTGGTGAGGTGTTCTTGCTTGAGGCTAACCCCCGTGCATCACGGACGGTTCCTTTTGTTTCCAAGGCGATTGGGCACCCATTGGCTAAATACGCTTCTCTAGTTATGTCAGGTAAATCACTACATGACCTAAACTTCACCAAGGAGGTTATCCCAAGACATGTATCAGTTAAAGAAGCTGTTCTTCCATTTGAGAAATTCCAAGGATGTGATGTGCTTCTTGGTCCTGAGATGCGCAGCACTGGTGAGGTAATGGGTATTCACTATGAGTCATCAATTGCATTTGCCAAAGCACAAATTGCTGCTGGACAGAAAATGCCACTTTCGGGCACTCTATTCCTCAGTTTAAATGAATTGACAAAACCTCAACTTACCACAATTGCTCGAGCCTTTTTGGGGATTGGATTTCAAATCATTGCAACTTCTGGAACTGCACGTGTACTTGAATTAGAAGGCATGCCAGTGGAACGAGTGCTTAAAATGCATGAAGGGCGGCCACATGCTGCGGATCTCATTGCCAATGGGCAGATTCAGTTGATGGTGATCACAAGTTCAGGGGACACACTTGATCAGATTGATGGCCGGAAGCTGAGAAGGATGGCTCTCGCGTACAAGATACCTGTAATAACTACAGTTGCAGGGGCTTTGGCCACCGCGGATGCAATTAAAAGCTTGAAATGCAACAAGATTAAGATGACAGCACTTCAGGATTACTTTGATGTCAAGAAGGTAGAAGCTGAGCTCAAAAACTTGCAGTGTGCGTCATCTGTTTCTactagttga
- the LOC138894356 gene encoding uncharacterized protein, with amino-acid sequence MYQQPNNLPPYPLQGPSSSNSEMGWIENMFKQMMEKNADSDSQLASHNTFIRNLEVQLGQISQALNTRPKGALLSDTVVNPKGGNTGHAMAVTTRSERGGVASTSNQRRHVVDDVLVQDDDEPSNDIQDNEEARIDIDENVEETQEDVNLSREHVIDMPELVVPKAKTPMPRSPPPYPQRLAKQHDENQFKKFIDMMKSLSINVLLVEALEQTLGYAKLMKDLVTKKRSMNYETIQMTHHISAIVHSMAPKLEDPGAFTIPCTIGSADFAKALCNLGASINLMPYSVFKILGIGQPRPTSMRLQMANQTMKKSLGIIDDVLVRVDKFIIPADFVILDCEVDYEVQIILGRPFLATGKALVDVEAGELTFRPNSNEVCSFVDLVTEVIVDDTSLVINLEDTLEAVLLNHDEDEKEGFIDCVNALQGMGSHTYEPRKLSLDLENRKTPPTKSSIEEPPTLELKPLPSHLRYELIGSKLIPP; translated from the exons atgtatcaacaaccaaacaacctgCCTCCATATCCGTTGCAAGGTCCTAGTTCTTCTAATAGTGAAATGGGATggattgaaaacatgtttaagcaaatgatggagaaaaacgcCGACTCCGATTCCcaattagcctctcacaacacttttatccgcaacttggaggttcaacttggccaaatttctcaagctttaaatactcgCCCAAAGGGGGCACTActtagtgatacggtggtgaacccgaaaggtGGGAATACGGGGCATGCAATGGCCGTAACAACAAGAAGTGAgagaggtggagttgctagtacctcaaaccaaagaagacatgtggttgatgatgtgttggtgcaagatgatgatgagccaAGCAATGATATTCAAGATAATGAAGaagcgaggattgatattgatgaaaatgtggaggagacgcaagaagatGTGAACCTGTCTAGGGAGCACGTGATTGACATGCCGGAGttggtagtgccaaaggctaagacACCAATGCCAAGgtctcctcctccataccctcaaagacttgcaaaGCAACAcgatgagaatcaattcaagaaattcattgatatgatgaaaagctTGTCCATAAATGTGTTgttggttgaagccttagaacaaacGCTGGGATATGCCAAGTTAatgaaggatttggtaacaaagaagagatcaatgaactATGAGACGATCCAAATGACACATCACAtaagtgctattgtgcactccatggctccaaagttggaagaccccggtgctttcacaatcccgtgcactattgggagtgccgaTTTCGCCAAAGCTTTATGTAACTTAGGGgcaagcattaacttgatgccctattctgtGTTTAAAATATtagggattgggcaaccaagacccacatccatgaggttgcaaatggcaaATCAGACAATGAAAAAGtcattggggataattgatgatgtgttagttcgggtcgacaagttcatcattcccgcagattttgtgatacttgactgtgaggttgactacgaggtgcaAATAattttggggagacctttccttgctacagggaaggccttagttgatgtggaagctggcgagctcaccttccgg ccaaatagcaacgaagtgtgttcattcgtggatcttgtgaccgaagtaattgttgatgacacgAGTCTTGTGATAAATCTTGAAGATACCttggaagctgtgttgttgaatcatgatgaaGATGAGAAGGAAGGATTTATAGAttgtgtcaatgctttgcaaggaatgggatcacaTACTTATGagccccgaaaactttccttggatctcgaaaaccggaagactccaccaacaaagtcctcaatcgaggagcctcccaccttggagttaaagcctttgccttcacacctcaggtatgagttgATCGGGTCTAAACTTATACCACcatag